One Coffea eugenioides isolate CCC68of chromosome 2, Ceug_1.0, whole genome shotgun sequence genomic window, CTGTCAATATTCTGCATTACATAACAATTTAAGGAGTGAAGAACTATAAGTTGACAGGTAGTAGAAGTACTAAAAGAAATTATAACAAGTCTGGGATCACAGATAAATATCATACTAACAGAAACCCAGCCTAAGCAATCAAAGTTTCATTGACATCAGAGGAGAGATGTTCTATACAAAGAAACAACAAATTGGTTGTTGGTTTCTGTTTTAACAACATGTTGGTATACCAAATTCCAGCAAAGAAGCCGGAAGAGCCAATCATAAACTGAAATAATTAGTGGAGAACATCAAAGTAAAGAAGCTGATTAGGAAAGAAAACTGACATGACGAGATTGAACTGCTTCATTCACTTGGCGCCTTACATCCTCCACATGTCCCTGCAAGAAGAAATAAAACCATTTGTGACGGACAGTTAATCAATCTTGCCAAGCATAAAAAATGGTTTCTTTATGTCAAAAGAAGCTAGCAAAACGGTGGTTTCTTTGTGTCGAAATAAAGATCTGCCAAAGATAAAATAACCTATTTATCATCATTCTGTACCATCCTGTCCTTTCCTTctaggaaatgaagttgaataaGGGAAACCCAAGAGTAACAGAAAGTTGGTGCACACACCATTGCACTTTATAAGCTATTATTAAATTTGTTCctcattctctctcttttttaagGTCCATCAATGATGACATTTACTCCAAAAgcagaaaaaattgaaataaagaaTGGCATTGTACCCCGCATCCACTTTGCGGTTGATGTATCATAATACGTGCATTTGGCATCGCATACCGCATGCCCTTTTCTCCACCAGCAAGCAGCAGCGCACCTTGGCTTGCAGCAACTCCAAAACATACTGTACCGACCTTAGGCTTTATCAGAGACAAAACAATTGCCAAAAGAGAAGCTACGCTTGTAAAAGCAATGAGTGAAGACATTAAACCAACTGCAAATCTTCTAATTACAAACTCTTAAAAAAACATCGAAAATTCAAGCATAATATGAGCTTTACAGAGGAGAAAAGGCATGCAATATCAATCCAAGTATAAAATCACTGACAGAACTTTGAAAGAGTAGTTATGCCTACCCAGGACATGCAATCGTAGATTGCCAAGACAGAGTAGGTGCTCCCTCCTGGGCAGTTCAGATACATCTGACATGCAGAAAATGCAATACTGGTTATCAATTATTCATGTCACTCtactaaaattttaactttatgGTTGATAGGTAATATAACATCACCAAAATATCAGTATCTTCATCAATAGTGGCCAGAGTCACGAGCTGTGATATAACTTGTTGAGCCACCTGAGAAGTAACTGGCTGACCAATAAAGATAATGCGATTCCTAAATAGGACAGTACAGAGATCCAGCGGTCCCCCTGGTGTCATTACAGCCGGCATAATGGGAGGGTTCCCTTTTTTGGCTTCTATAGGACCATAACTGTAGGCGATGAAATATCATAAGAACATAGTGTCTCAAAATCAAGGAAACCATTCTCCATGTAAAAGATGAGCATGAAAAATCTAAAAGAAACTTTGGATACTGTCCATGTCAAATCTGCACCACAAACAACCAATCACAGAGAATTAAATTGTCTTTAGTGATTAAGTGATAGTAAAGATACTAATGTTAGGCACTTTTAGAACAAATATTTCAACGACAAGGTGTACTCTGGTCCACTACAACGAGTTTTGAGAGGAAGCCCTGAAGCAAAATTCAACAATATCTACAAAGGAACATTTCATTATTGCCACCACAATTATTTTCTAGACACCACTTCATCGCAGATGGAGTTCCTTTTTTCACCCTAGCTAGTAGCTAGGCAAAAATAGCCTAGACATATATTTCATGTGGGCATGTTCAAACTTAATGTACTATTTGCATAATAACAGCATAATGCTGGATATTTGAGATGGAGACAGCCACCTTATTGGATCAGTACAACAGTCTTGTATCTACTTTGATTTCTCAATAGTTGAAAGCCCATGAAATGTGGATGCTTTATGCCCCAACCTCAGAAAAAAGAATGCCATAACTTTTTCTTCCTCAGACAATAAGCATAAGATAGCTGAAATtttttaacttaaaaaaaaaacccctaaAAAAATGATGGTATTAATTAGATAGGAGCAAAATCGTCCTTATGTTACACCTTTAATAGTCAACAATACTAAATTGTGCATGAACATTCGTTCCTTAAAGAACAATCCAATCCCTTCATGACATTCATAACAGTGAGTTCATTTTGTCCCAAACACGcagaaaatgaatgaaacttAACTGCTCATAAACACGTGcaacatttgaaaaaaaaaagaaaactgcaAATGAGTCCTATATCCATAAAGACGCATTACACACATGGAAATGAGCATACATTTAGAGTAGGGACTAATATTTGTAAGCTTAATACAATACAAGGAGACGATAGACAACCTGGAATTCGAGCCAGCACAAGGATCATTCTGCTCATGCTTTAACAAGAACCCGTTTGTTTTACTAGATAATCCTGCTAATTTACCAATAACGTTGTTAAGAAACTGATTGGAACAATAATTAACAAATGTTCCTAAAACCAAATAAGGACCTGATTGTACGGGGaaagaagacaagaaaagaaaatgaaaagatagTACACTTCTTTCCCCAATGggtattaaaaataataaataatttagGTTTATTATCAGTTCAAAAATATCAAACACTTACCAATTGCAGATAAATCAGCACGGGGATTGGGCAGAGCAGATGGTAAAGATCGCTTCTGATTCCTAAGAGAAAACAATCTATAAACAGAATTGAAATTATCAAAGTAACAACAAATAAGTGCAGCTTTGAGTATCAGTGTGTGTGTCTCTGTATTGTGAATTTGAGGATACCCATCAAGGGATGACGCAGCTAAATACGGCGTCGTTCTCGGTGGATAAGAGACTCTGGGTGAACAAAACGGAGCTGCAATTGTTGAAGCCACCATTTTTCTGATTATGCTCTCGCAGTCTCTGTCTATGCAGGAACGAGAAGCAGCAGAGGAGACGGGGCTGCGTACCACGGCAGCCTCGACAAGGTTTGAAAGGGGATAAGAAGTAATCAAACTAAGAACTGGGCATCTTCGCAAATAAACGAAAGGTAAAGGACTCATGACGATAATTAGTGTCAACCATCGCCAATAAAACATATTAAAATCTGTTAATCGAATGAAACCATGTAATTAGTTGGTGagtatttgaaattttattagGCTTATAAATTGGAGTGTATGTTTAATatggtttttttttcctaaagAAAAGAGGTTATtggtagtttttgaaaattttattttagttataaaggTGAGAGAAACTACTTAAATGTGAGGGTCAAGAAAAGATGAGATGGTTGTAAAATAAGATTAGCAAGTAATTGAACATGATAAGAAGACTTAGATATGTATAGCGGTAAGAGTCATATAACTTTTTAAAAAACTTAGGAttcgtttggattagctgtttttgggattgtttttcaaaaacaatactgtagcatttcgtttttcaaatacaagtccgtttggattagttgtttttgggattgtttttcaaaaactatatgaaaaacttttactgtagatgttttatggattatttttagatgtatttttaaaacatgTTTTcgattatttttataatttataatttttataataatatacatttatacatttataatacatttataaatatttataaataaatatatttatatatttatatacaaatatataaatgtattatgttatatataatacataattaaatatatttataaatgtataaaagtatattattataaatgtataaattataaatgaatattatataaatgtataaatgtataaatgcttaaattataaataataaaatataaatttttatatttttatacatttatgcatttatattacatttataaatatttataaataaatatatttgtatattataatttataatttataatttttatatttatatacatttatgtatttatatacatttataactatttataaataaatatataaatgtattatattatatataatacataatatgaatatatttataaatgtataaatgtatattattataaatgtgtataaattataaatgaatattatataaatgtataaattaatatattataaatatacattaatattatgtataaatatacTGAGTGTGTATACACTATTATAGTTGAATGCATGACACATATGTAAAATttggattttaaattcaaatttaaattatgtGTCATGTAATTGTAAAAATGTATACACTTtcaatgtatagaaaattaatcaattaagaAAACTACAGAAGCCAATATTTTCTCTAAAAGCCacatttattgaaaaaaagaaaccaCATATAAAATCCTATCAAAGTATCGTGCCTAttgccttcttcttcttctttttttttgtcattcgTCGCTATTTTATCTATATCttattctatcctaatctaTTGGGAGGCTCAACTGGACTTATGGGGAGACAGGTGGAGACTAAATTATCATCGGACTAAACGAATGCACTACATATCCGTCTGAATTTTTTAGAAGAGCCACTTATTATGTGTGGCAATCAGTGGAAGGCAAGATTTGAAATcttgcctcccaccccaccaaggCCACCGGCCCATTGTTGTTGGAGAATTGAATCTCAGACGGCTTCTTGACCGGCATCATCCTTCCAATTTGTACTGCGATAATACCAAGCATAGAGTGCAATCTGAACGAGTCCAGAAAGTGCTCCAATACCATTGGGAATCGTAACGTTGTAATCAAATTTGAGTGAAGCATAACATAACCCAAACAATACCATTGAGCAAATTAGCAAGCGATATGTACTTCACACTCTTTTTTCTTGATCACATTTTTCATAATTGTCAACGAAGCATGCAAATTACACCAACGAAGATAGACCTTTGCTTCTCGGCGTGCTAGACGGCAAGAGTAATGCCAATTACGATGGCAGTTGCAATTGTTTCAGTCATGAGCAAATAAATGATCGTTTGCCTTTCCCACAAATCAATCGGAGTGAACAAAGAATAATGTGAGAGGTAGATGGCCTCTTTAACAAGTCCAATACCATTGATGGTCGAAACTAAGACGGTTTGAGATTTTACAAATGAAATACCATAAAATATCCACATTTGCACAATTCAATAGCGTCACAATATAAGGGTTTGATCTGAATTCCGCAACTGATTTTGCTATACATATTTTTACGAATGTTGGGACGGTCGAGAGAGAGGTCGAAAGATATAAACATTTCCAATTATCCCAATAACAGTCCTTATCGAATCGATGTTCACCATCTTTGATGTACCTTTCAAGTGTGCAAATGTGATGTTTTCAACTGGAATTTGATAAAAATCTGACCCTAAAAGAGATATAGAGCAATTGAAGCTACGA contains:
- the LOC113759248 gene encoding ATP-dependent Clp protease proteolytic subunit 6, chloroplastic-like; the protein is MSPLPFVYLRRCPVLSLITSYPLSNLVEAAVVRSPVSSAASRSCIDRDCESIIRKMVASTIAAPFCSPRVSYPPRTTPYLAASSLDGLFSLRNQKRSLPSALPNPRADLSAIAGLSSKTNGFLLKHEQNDPCAGSNSSYGPIEAKKGNPPIMPAVMTPGGPLDLCTVLFRNRIIFIGQPVTSQVAQQVISQLVTLATIDEDTDILMYLNCPGGSTYSVLAIYDCMSWPKVGTVCFGVAASQGALLLAGGEKGMRYAMPNARIMIHQPQSGCGGHVEDVRRQVNEAVQSRHNIDRMYASFTGQPLEKVQQYTERDRFLSVSEAMEFGLIDGVLETEY